One region of Thunnus albacares chromosome 8, fThuAlb1.1, whole genome shotgun sequence genomic DNA includes:
- the tars2 gene encoding threonine--tRNA ligase 1, cytoplasmic isoform X1, which translates to MCAAALRTRALVYPLWSAHAASQVSANYYVTAAVLNPCFRRYGRLQRRVAVNVSSALSEQLRVFESLREKQSNQKRFEATEKKPLSIRLADGRTVKGTAGVTTPVSVAQSVRVKGALVGKVNGELWELGRPLEADCELQLLGFDTLEGRQAAWRTGACVLGGVLEGVFGAEVCREGASELGLYCDHLLENSGLSLSDVEERCKAAAALKLPLSRLDLNAEEIQELFQNSKLRLQLLEEQMNGPTVSVYRCGDSIAVCNGPLLPHTGLLKVFKMLQLSTVTLVNHTESASLMRLLGVAFPGEKDKEEWEKEQEEARRRDHRRIGTDQELFFFNDVSPGSCFFLPKGAHIYNTLTDFIKSEYRRRGFTEVVTPTLYSTALWERSGHWEHYSENMFTVTSEGSQTYALKPMNCPAHCLMFEQRVRSWRELPLRWADFGALHRNELSGALGGLTRVRRFCQDDAHIFCTPEQLEEEIVACLDFVRSVYQVFGFSFHCLLSTRPTPCLGEPEQWDNAEQRLERSLQQFGERWELNPGDGAFYGPKVDIQIKDAIGRQHQCATIQLDFQLPIRFDLQYVGQDGQLHRPVMIHRAVLGSLERMIAILAENFGGKWPLWLSPAQVMVIPVGGNSESYAKQVVRQFREAGFMVDLNEDQGATLNKKIRSAQLAQYNYIFVVGDKESESGTVNVRSRGGKQLGRRPTEEVLTSLTQLRDTRSNQDEF; encoded by the exons ATGTGTGCAGCTGCTCTGCGGACGCGCGCTCTGGTGTATCCGCTCTGGAGCGCGCACGCAGCGTCGCAGGTTTCCGCTAACTACTACGTCACCGCCGCTGTCCTTAATCCGTGCTTCCGGCGTTATGGCCGCTTGCAGAGAAGGGTGGCAGTGAAT GTGTCCTCTGCTTTATCAGAGCAACTGCGAGTCTTTGAGTCTCTCAGGGAGAAACAAAGCAACCAGAAGAGATTTGAAGCTACAGAGAAGAAGCCTCTCAGTATCCGACTGGCTGATGGCCGAACAGTAAAGGGAACAGCTGGTGTCACCACACCTGTTTCTGTCGCTCAGAGTGTCCG TGTGAAGGGAGCGTTGGTTGGTAAGGTGAACGGGGAGCTGTGGGAGCTCGGACGGCCTCTAGAGGCAGACTGTGAACTACAACTTCTTGGGTTTGATACACTTGAGGGAAGACAG gCAGCATGGAGGACAGGAGCGTGTGTCCTGGGCGGGGTATTGGAAGGCGTATTTGGTGCCGAGGTGTGCAGAGAAGGAGCGTCAGAGCTCGGGCTTTACTGTGACCATCTGCTGGAGAACAG CGGCCTGTCTCTGAGCGATGTAGAGGAGAGATGTAAAGCAGCTGCTGCCCTCAAACTTCCTCTGTCCAGACTGGATCTAAATGCAGAAGAGATCCAAGAGCTCTTCCAG AACAGTAAGCTGAGACTGCAGCTTTTGGAAGAGCAGATGAATGGCCCCACCGTCTCAGTATACAG GTGTGGAGACAGCATAGCAGTTTGTAATGGTCCCCTCCTCCCACACACAGGCCTCCTCAAGGTCTTCAAGATgctccag CTGTCCACCGTGACCCTGGTCAATCACACAGAGTCCGCAAGTTTGATGCGTCTGTTAGGTGTGGCCTTTCCAGGAGAGAAGGATAAGGAGGAATgggagaaggagcaggaggaggcaCGGCGGAGGGACCACAGACGCATCGGGACG GACCAGGAGCTGTTCTTCTTCAATGACGTCAGTCCAGGCAGTTGTTTCTTCCTCCCTAAAGGAGCCCACATCTACAACACCCTCACTGACTTTATTAAG AGTGAATACCGAAGGCGAGGCTTCACCGAGGTTGTGACCCCGACTCTGTACAGCACTGCATTATGGGAGCGTTCGGGCCACTGGGAACACTACAGCGAGAACATGTTTACAGTGACATCAGAGGGCTCTCAGACCTACGCACTCAAACCCATGAACTGCCCCGCACACTG CCTTATGTTTGAGCAGCGTGTACGCTCATGGCGGGAGCTTCCTCTGCGATGGGCCGACTTCGGAGCGCTGCATCGTAATGAACTCTCTGGAGCTCTGGGAGGTCTCACTCGTGTTCGCAGGTTCTGCCAAGATGATGCTCACATCTTCTGCACACCTGAACAG CTGGAAGAAGAGATTGTTGCTTGTTTGGACTTTGTGAGGAGTGTTTATCAAGTGTTTGGATTTTCCTTCCACTGCCTCCTGTCTACACGTCCTACTCCGTGCCTCGGAGAGCCTGAACAGTGGGACAATGCTGAACAG cgGTTGGAGAGGAGTCTGCAGCAGTTTGGTGAGCGGTGGGAGTTGAACCCAGGAGACGGAGCCTTCTACGGACCAAAG gTCGACATCCAGATCAAAGATGCCATTGGCAGACAACACCAGTGTGCCACAATCCAGTTGGACTTCCAGCTGCCAATCAGATTTGATCTCCAGTATGTCGG aCAAGATGGGCAGTTACACAGACCGGTGATGATCCACAGAGCAGTGCTGGGATCACTGGAGAGAATGATCGCTATACTGGCTGAAAATTTTGGAGGGAAATG GCCACTGTGGTTGTCTCCTGCGCAGGTCATGGTTATTCCTGTGGGTGGCAACAGTGAGTCATACGCCAAGCAG GTGGTCCGGCAGTTCCGTGAAGCTGGCTTCATGGTTGATTTGAATGAAGATCAGGGAGCGACCTTAAATAAGAAGATTCGTTCTGCTCAGCTGGCCCAGTACAACTACATATTTG ttGTAGGAGATAAGGAGAGTGAGAGTGGAACGGTGAATGTGCGGAGCAGAGGGGGGAAACAGCTGGGGAGGAGGCCGACGGAGGAGGTGCTGACGTCTCTCACACAGCTACGAGACACCAGGAGCAACCAAGACGAGTTTTGA
- the tars2 gene encoding threonine--tRNA ligase 1, cytoplasmic isoform X2: protein MAVTQLLRLVVCRSTARATIRVHRRYSKVSSALSEQLRVFESLREKQSNQKRFEATEKKPLSIRLADGRTVKGTAGVTTPVSVAQSVRVKGALVGKVNGELWELGRPLEADCELQLLGFDTLEGRQAAWRTGACVLGGVLEGVFGAEVCREGASELGLYCDHLLENSGLSLSDVEERCKAAAALKLPLSRLDLNAEEIQELFQNSKLRLQLLEEQMNGPTVSVYRCGDSIAVCNGPLLPHTGLLKVFKMLQLSTVTLVNHTESASLMRLLGVAFPGEKDKEEWEKEQEEARRRDHRRIGTDQELFFFNDVSPGSCFFLPKGAHIYNTLTDFIKSEYRRRGFTEVVTPTLYSTALWERSGHWEHYSENMFTVTSEGSQTYALKPMNCPAHCLMFEQRVRSWRELPLRWADFGALHRNELSGALGGLTRVRRFCQDDAHIFCTPEQLEEEIVACLDFVRSVYQVFGFSFHCLLSTRPTPCLGEPEQWDNAEQRLERSLQQFGERWELNPGDGAFYGPKVDIQIKDAIGRQHQCATIQLDFQLPIRFDLQYVGQDGQLHRPVMIHRAVLGSLERMIAILAENFGGKWPLWLSPAQVMVIPVGGNSESYAKQVVRQFREAGFMVDLNEDQGATLNKKIRSAQLAQYNYIFVVGDKESESGTVNVRSRGGKQLGRRPTEEVLTSLTQLRDTRSNQDEF from the exons ATGGCGGTGACACAGCTGCTCCGGCTGGTTGTCTGTCGGTCGACGGCTCGCGCGACAATCCGCGTGCACAGGAGGTACAGCAAG GTGTCCTCTGCTTTATCAGAGCAACTGCGAGTCTTTGAGTCTCTCAGGGAGAAACAAAGCAACCAGAAGAGATTTGAAGCTACAGAGAAGAAGCCTCTCAGTATCCGACTGGCTGATGGCCGAACAGTAAAGGGAACAGCTGGTGTCACCACACCTGTTTCTGTCGCTCAGAGTGTCCG TGTGAAGGGAGCGTTGGTTGGTAAGGTGAACGGGGAGCTGTGGGAGCTCGGACGGCCTCTAGAGGCAGACTGTGAACTACAACTTCTTGGGTTTGATACACTTGAGGGAAGACAG gCAGCATGGAGGACAGGAGCGTGTGTCCTGGGCGGGGTATTGGAAGGCGTATTTGGTGCCGAGGTGTGCAGAGAAGGAGCGTCAGAGCTCGGGCTTTACTGTGACCATCTGCTGGAGAACAG CGGCCTGTCTCTGAGCGATGTAGAGGAGAGATGTAAAGCAGCTGCTGCCCTCAAACTTCCTCTGTCCAGACTGGATCTAAATGCAGAAGAGATCCAAGAGCTCTTCCAG AACAGTAAGCTGAGACTGCAGCTTTTGGAAGAGCAGATGAATGGCCCCACCGTCTCAGTATACAG GTGTGGAGACAGCATAGCAGTTTGTAATGGTCCCCTCCTCCCACACACAGGCCTCCTCAAGGTCTTCAAGATgctccag CTGTCCACCGTGACCCTGGTCAATCACACAGAGTCCGCAAGTTTGATGCGTCTGTTAGGTGTGGCCTTTCCAGGAGAGAAGGATAAGGAGGAATgggagaaggagcaggaggaggcaCGGCGGAGGGACCACAGACGCATCGGGACG GACCAGGAGCTGTTCTTCTTCAATGACGTCAGTCCAGGCAGTTGTTTCTTCCTCCCTAAAGGAGCCCACATCTACAACACCCTCACTGACTTTATTAAG AGTGAATACCGAAGGCGAGGCTTCACCGAGGTTGTGACCCCGACTCTGTACAGCACTGCATTATGGGAGCGTTCGGGCCACTGGGAACACTACAGCGAGAACATGTTTACAGTGACATCAGAGGGCTCTCAGACCTACGCACTCAAACCCATGAACTGCCCCGCACACTG CCTTATGTTTGAGCAGCGTGTACGCTCATGGCGGGAGCTTCCTCTGCGATGGGCCGACTTCGGAGCGCTGCATCGTAATGAACTCTCTGGAGCTCTGGGAGGTCTCACTCGTGTTCGCAGGTTCTGCCAAGATGATGCTCACATCTTCTGCACACCTGAACAG CTGGAAGAAGAGATTGTTGCTTGTTTGGACTTTGTGAGGAGTGTTTATCAAGTGTTTGGATTTTCCTTCCACTGCCTCCTGTCTACACGTCCTACTCCGTGCCTCGGAGAGCCTGAACAGTGGGACAATGCTGAACAG cgGTTGGAGAGGAGTCTGCAGCAGTTTGGTGAGCGGTGGGAGTTGAACCCAGGAGACGGAGCCTTCTACGGACCAAAG gTCGACATCCAGATCAAAGATGCCATTGGCAGACAACACCAGTGTGCCACAATCCAGTTGGACTTCCAGCTGCCAATCAGATTTGATCTCCAGTATGTCGG aCAAGATGGGCAGTTACACAGACCGGTGATGATCCACAGAGCAGTGCTGGGATCACTGGAGAGAATGATCGCTATACTGGCTGAAAATTTTGGAGGGAAATG GCCACTGTGGTTGTCTCCTGCGCAGGTCATGGTTATTCCTGTGGGTGGCAACAGTGAGTCATACGCCAAGCAG GTGGTCCGGCAGTTCCGTGAAGCTGGCTTCATGGTTGATTTGAATGAAGATCAGGGAGCGACCTTAAATAAGAAGATTCGTTCTGCTCAGCTGGCCCAGTACAACTACATATTTG ttGTAGGAGATAAGGAGAGTGAGAGTGGAACGGTGAATGTGCGGAGCAGAGGGGGGAAACAGCTGGGGAGGAGGCCGACGGAGGAGGTGCTGACGTCTCTCACACAGCTACGAGACACCAGGAGCAACCAAGACGAGTTTTGA